A window of the Cannabis sativa cultivar Pink pepper isolate KNU-18-1 chromosome X, ASM2916894v1, whole genome shotgun sequence genome harbors these coding sequences:
- the LOC115694928 gene encoding uncharacterized protein LOC115694928 codes for MNSTPPILRSATVVRNLENSFKNSQQDRMVKIELEDIEDEVNYWKPSLVCYVLGANPPLHVLEGFAKRKWNDNVDKVKLLAYGVFLIRFHSVGQRDEVLNGGYIFFNRKPVIMKPWDPNASIKKEDVKMVPIWIQLEDLDLKYWGEKSLFKIVGQLGKPIMVDAITRERERLMFPRVLIEVSIEQELPGLIEFVNEYGSITTVIVQYEWKPTLCQHCHGMGHVTGECKKIIQPKKEWIVKNDNRGDNKKNTLDEEGFQPVTGGKRSSSQEAPAETELQNTFSVLIAAGGEKQDLQEVEIGAKQNNTREGGDPSLGNG; via the coding sequence ATGAACTCTACTCCTCCTATTCTGAGATCTGCAACTGTTGTGAGAAATTTAGAAAATTCTTTTAAGAATTCACAGCAAGATAGGATGGTGAAGATTGAATTAGAAGATATAGAAGATGAGGTTAATTACTGGAAACCTTCATTGGTGTGTTATGTTCTTGGAGCCAATCCACCTTTACATGTATTAGAAGGCTTTGCAAAACGTAAATGGAATGACAATGTGGATAAAGTAAAATTGCTAGCATATGGAGTGTTCTTGATTAGATTCCATTCGGTTGGACAAAGAGATGAAGTTTTGAATGGGGGTTATATTTTCTTCAATCGAAAACCGGTCATTATGAAGCCATGGGACCCGAATGCTAGTATTAAGAAAGAAGATGTGAAAATGGTGCCAATTTGGATACAATTAGAGGACTTAGACCTCAAATATTGGGGGGAGAAGTCCTTGTTTAAAATAGTTGGGCAATTGGGGAAACCTATTATGGTGGATGCGATTACAAGGGAACGAGAAAGGCTTATGTTTCCAAGAGTGTTGATAGAGGTTAGTATTGAGCAAGAACTTCCAGGTTTAATTGAATTTGTGAATGAGTATGGAAGCATCACTACTGTTATTGTACAGTATGAATGGAAGCCAACCTTATGTCAACATTGCCATGGAATGGGACATGTGACAGGCGAATGTAAGAAGATAATTCAGCCTAAGAAAGAATGGATAGTGAAGAATGATAACAGGGgagacaacaaaaaaaatacactTGATGAGGAGGGCTTTCAACCGGTTACAGGAGGGAAGAGAAGCAGCTCACAAGAAGCACCTGCAGAAACCGAATTGCAGAACACTTTTAGTGTACTAATAGCAGCAGGTGGTGAGAAGCAGGATTTGCAAGAAGTGGAGATTGGGGCAAAACAGAATAATACAAGAGAGGGGGGAGATCCCTCTCTTGGAAATGGATAA